TTCAGATAATTGTGTTTTACGTATTTTACTACATTTTCAACTTTCCCTTTGCTTTCAGGGTCAGCTTTTCTGCAAAATATCACCTCAAAGGGATGTGCATTTGTAAACTGCATAAATCCATCAGTAAGAAGAACATCTCCAAGATTTTCATCTTTTATAAAAACACGATCCTGATCATAGATTATTCGACGGGGGATTCCCTGAAAATATTCGAATGCCAGTTCATGTGCATAATTTGCTGTCTCTGTAGTAAATGGCATTCGTTGACAGTAAACAAACTTTTGTCGGGAACGGGAAAGTACCATTGTAAAAAAGTAAATTTTAACCCTGCCACTTCCACTGCTAAGCATGCGGTATGATCCAAAATCTACCTGTGCCTCTTCTCCGTATTCTGTTTCAGGAAGCTTCTCGTACTGCCGTGGAAGTTTTTCTTTATACTTGGGTATATTTTGCTCCTTTCTTACGGTTTGAACAAAATTATAGACTGTTTTGCTGCTTACATCCGGCAGATCGGAATAATGTTCTTTTAATCTATCTTCAACCTGGGCTGCTGATAAATAGGGTGCACCTTCCAATAATTCTTTCACAAAATTATAATACCCATTTAGCTTTTTGGGCATTCTGCGAGGTGTACTGATCCATGATAAAAACTGAGCTTCACTCATTAAAAGATATTTGCGTACAGTTCCTCTGTCGATACCTAACTCTAATTTGATTTGACTTTGATTTAGTCCTTCTGCTGATAATTCTTTAACTTTGTACCACATAAAAACTTTTTTGTTTTTATTCATAGTCTTCATTTTTTTTTGGTTCGCAACCTAAAGATGAAGGCTATTTTTGTTTTTGCAAGTGATGATTTTCAATTGCGAAAAATTGATGGTACAAATTTTCTATTTACATCTAATTGCACGGGTTCTTTTTTAAGGCTCTCAATCGTACCAAAGTGGAATTGAAATCGGCATACCTTGACAATAAAAGTGAAGTGTGGGGGCTCTCAATCGTACCAAAGTGGAATTGAAATGGGG
This genomic interval from uncultured Marinifilum sp. contains the following:
- the istA gene encoding IS21 family transposase, whose product is MNKNKKVFMWYKVKELSAEGLNQSQIKLELGIDRGTVRKYLLMSEAQFLSWISTPRRMPKKLNGYYNFVKELLEGAPYLSAAQVEDRLKEHYSDLPDVSSKTVYNFVQTVRKEQNIPKYKEKLPRQYEKLPETEYGEEAQVDFGSYRMLSSGSGRVKIYFFTMVLSRSRQKFVYCQRMPFTTETANYAHELAFEYFQGIPRRIIYDQDRVFIKDENLGDVLLTDGFMQFTNAHPFEVIFCRKADPESKGKVENVVKYVKHNYLKGRVFQDIDRLQKEVLQWLDRTGNAKIHGTTRRIPKQEWEKEKQYLLTYSGKPEKPFLNLPTYPVRKDNTVLYRSNYYSLPLGTYQDRGTNVLLEEKEMKLFFYTNDNLLLATHELSLDTGRIIKNNDHAREKSKTLQKTYELVFESLRYIPQTEQYLAAIEKNKPRYFHDNLRVIQKNIESSSQEITKLALVYCYENQILNANRFAEVLNYFENEQALKNVKHNVCIETGNLNKQQNDDMQPQKSDINEYESIMN